The Marivirga tractuosa DSM 4126 genome contains the following window.
TGAATCGAATTGTTTTTGCCTGTATAAAGCACAGGTTTTGCACTATTTTCCTCTACAGAAGGAACATTGATTCCTACGTAACTTTTATAGGGAGAATACAGAACGCTGCTAGTATGAATGCTAAAGTCCCCTCCTTCTTCAAATACTTTTCCGTTAAGCACCAATCTTAACATTCCAGGGGCTTCGGATTTATTTTCCACCTTAATAGGAAAGCTAGCCTCTCCTTTTTCATTAATTCGGCTTTCAAATATCTTCTTGCTATCCGTATAAAACTCCTTTCCAGGATCATCGAAATTATAACCGTAGAAATCCTTAAAGGAAGTTTTAGTGGCTTTGGTAAATATATCAAAATCTGCTTTTAGGTTTCTGGCAACAGCTCCATGCATCCACCTCACGGAAAGATTGGCATAATTTCCTTCAGATTGCTTTAAGATCTCTTTTCCAAAGTCTACATCAATTTTTAATCGATTAGGCTTAATGGTCTCTATTTTAATGTTCTTGGTAAACTCGGCACTTCCAGCACGGACTTTACAGAACCAATTCCCGGTTGGAGATTCGGAAGAAGTAGAAGGTCTAAAGCTGTAAATAGGGCCTTCTTTTTTATAAGGTAGATAGCTCTTATAAAGCTGTCCTTGCGGATTGAATAAATCCAACACTACCTTTTGCCCTTCAGGAACTCGCTGATATGTATCCTCTAAAATAAAGCTTAAGTTTAACGTGTCTCCTGGCCTCCAAACCCCTCTTTCTCCATAAATAAAACCTTTTAGGCCTTCTTTCGCAGTGGCACCGCTTACATCAAAATTACTTAATGATAAGGCATCACCATCTTCTAATTTTAGATAAGCAAACTCCTTTTCTTTTTCTGCAACTAGTAAAAATGGCTGGCGATGAAGAGGTAATTCCGCCATACCGCTCGCATCGGTTTTACCTTCACTAATCAGCTGATTTTGATAATCATATAGTTTTAAGTTTACACTTTCTACTGCATCAGTAGTCGGAATATCTGTACTTAAAACATGCAATTTGTTGTTCTCAGCTTTTTTGGCGGTTAATCCAATGTCAGAAGCAAAAAGCATCTTGGATACGGAGGTGTTACTTCTGTAGTACATATCATGGCAAGGATTATCCCTTTCGTTCCAATCATATTCCCCATAATATCGATTTCTATTATTGTCCCAATCCACCGTTTTAGGATCATAGGTGTACTCTTCAATGTCGGCTTCGTCAGACATGCCTTCACAATTATAAACCGCCATATCCTTAGTGAAATCAATATTCACCTGATAGAAAGCTCCTTTTTCCGCTTCGAATAAGTCTTTTAAATCCAGTGAGATTTTTGACCAGTCGTAATAATCCGTAATTCCCGCCTTCACAAGTGGAATGATTTTCCTCACGACCGGGCGACCTACCCTTCTTAGTCTATAAGTGCCGCCCAACTCATTATCTTGAAAATACTGCCCCATGTTGTTGGGAAAAATCTTCACTACCTCAACCTCAATCGCTTTTAAGCCCACTACTCGAATAGGCAAAACCAGTTCATTGGTGCTCGGCAGAATATTTCCCTGACCAGCCATTAGTTTGACTTGTGGTTTAAAGGTAGAAACCTGAAGAGAATATTGGCTTTCCTTATCAAGACCTAAACCTTTAGAGTTTTTTAGATTTTTATGGACCGTTATATCTAATTCACCATGAAGCGAGCCATTTTTACCAAAAATCTTGAGCTCATTATTATCGACTGTGAAGCTGAGATCAAACCGTTTGACCTCTACATAAGTGTTAAAATCCTGATTATTGAGAATTGGATCCGAAAAAACTAAAGAGATATAAGCCTCTCCGTCCCTTTTCACATTGGCACTCATAATTTTGAAGCTGTCCACCGAAGGAATTTGGTAGTTTGTACTTCCACTCTCTTTTATTCCAATAGGCGTTCCATCCCATTCAATTACCAAATCTTTATCCTCTTTTACTCTGGTAATATTTTGAATTGTAAATTCATGTTCTTTTGAATTGGCACCATGCGTCCAGCTAATATCCAGGTCCTTTCCATTAAAATTAGCTTTTACCACCTCATTTACTTTCTCTTTATCAATCCAATCCGATGCGTTCAAAGACCCCTTTAAAGCTACTTTCGAGAAGTCATTTTCGTCTGTATTGCTTAAATGATGAAGTTCAACTGCATAACTTAAAGGGATGGTTTTTACATTAAAACTAAAGTTAGCAAGCTCTTCAGGAACGCTTATGAGATCAGTTAATTCAAGCGAAATAGTATATTCTTTATTGCTCTCTAGATATTTTTCAGGTGTAATAACAATGCTTGAAGGACTAGTCCAAATTGCTTTAGCATCAACAGAAGGCGAAATGTCATAATAGGAGGAAGATAACTCATCACCAGCTTTTACGCCTTCCACTTCCGATTTTAACTCAATCACGAAAGGATCAGTTTTGGAAATGATACCGGACGAGATACTGTTGATGTATTCAGCATAAGGTCCTAGGCTGGAAATAGAATCGGATTTCTCTTCTTTTTTGCTACAGGCTGTCAACAATAAGACAAATGGAATTAGGGGGAGTAAAAGTCTTCGCATATCTCTACATTTGGATTTAAATAGGAAAGTTAATTGAATTTTTACAAATGAGCTTGTTAGTTTTATTTTTTTGAAAATTTTTTCAAGGTATTTCAGTATGGCTGGTATTGAATTGGTTTTAAATCCTAACAAAATCAGCTATATTGTTATTGAATTTAACTTTTACACTATGGATTTAACAGAATTTATTATTCGCTTACTCCTTTCAGCTGGGGCAGTATTTTTAAGTGCCAAATTACTTTCCGGAGTAAAAGTGGACAGCTACGGACAGGCTATAGTTGTGGCTATAGTGCTAGGACTAATCAATGCGGTGGTCAAACCCATTTTAGTATTTCTTACTATCCCGATTACCATCATTACTTTAGGATTGTTCCTATTGGTAATCAATGCACTCATGATTATGCTGGTAGATAAACTTTTGAAAGGATTTGCGGTAAAGAGTTTTTGGTGGGCCTTTTTCTTTAGTATTATACTTTCCGTATTGAATGCTATTTTGCAGTCGCTTTTTTAGCTGTATAGAGTAGTGGGTATTCAGTGGTGAGTAGTGGGTAATAAGACTAAATCTCATTACTCACTACTCACTACCGTTATCATCCGATTCCCATCGCAATCAAATCAGCCAAGACTACAATCCCTTCTCTTAAATACGGATCCTTAATCTCGCCATCGGTATTGATTTTATTAATAAGCTCCGGATCTGAAGTTATGTTATCTCTTAGTTCATTGGCAGCATTTCTTCTTTCCATAGCTGCTTCATTCTCCGCTTTTCGGGCTTCCAAATTAAGGCTAACTCGGTGCATGCTTTGCTGATTTACCGCTTCATCTACATCATTCTTAAGGTTTCTAAGGTACTGCTCGTCCTTTAATCTCTTCTCATGCTTTTCATTCAAATCAGCAATTATTTGTTCATTGATTTGATTGCTAGGCTCATATTCTGAACTTTCTATCTGATCCCATTCCAGAGCTCTTTCATACGAACTTTCTCCGAATGCTTTGGCAGTGTAAGGTGAAGGCATTTTGATATCAGGGATAACGCCTTTGTGTTGCGTACTGCTACCATTTACTCTGTAATATTTAGCCAGCGTTAATTTTACCTGTCCTAAAGTGTCTTCTACTTTAGGAACAAACTGATTAAGGGAGATCAAATTTTGCACGGTTCCTTTTCCAAAAGTATTCTCTCCTATCACTACTCCCCTTTTATAATCTTGAATGGCTCCTGAGAATATTTCAGATGCTGAAGCACTGAATCTATTAGTTAAAACGGTTAAAGGCCCATCATAATAAATGGTTTTATCATCATCTTTTCCCATTTCAATTTTACCATCTGAGTCCCTGATTTGAACAATTGGCCCTTCTTCAATAAATAAACCGCTTAATTCAATGGCTTCTTGCAAGGATCCTCCCCCATTGGATCGTAAATCGATTACAATGCCATCCACTTTGCTTCTGATAGAATCCAAAATAGCTTTTACGTCTTTGGTAGTACTACCATAATCCTCTCCTTTACGCATGGTTTCATAATCTAAATAAAAGGAAGGAATGGTAACTACACCTATATTGTATTGATTTCCATCTCTGTAAACCTCTTTAACTTCAGCATAAGGTACTTGATTTTCCAGTTTTATTTTATCCCTAACAATTCTAATTTCTTGCGGTACGCCCGCAGAAATAGAAATTCCAGCTTCAATTACTTTAAGTCTCACAACCGTGCCTTTTGGTCCTCTAATTTTTTGCACAACATCATCCAATCTCCATCCAGTAATGTCCACAAACTCACCATCATCACCCTGAGCTACTGCTAATATTTTATCATCAGTATTAATGACTTTACTTTCAAATGCAGGGCCGCCAGGCACAACAGAGGCTACTTTGGTATAAGTGCCATCAGAGGTTAAAGTAGCACCAATTCCTTCCAGAGACTGGCTCATCCTAATTTTAAAGTTTTCAGAAGTGATAGGTGAAAAGTAGCTGCTATGTGGATCAAAGCTTTCAGCAAAAGTATTCATGTATAACTGAAATACATCACGGCTTTCATATTCACTTATGGTTTGCTCTAAACGATCATATCTTTCCTTTATAAGCCTCTGAATAGTGGTATCCGCTTTTTCATCCAATTTAAGATCTAATGCTTGGCTTTTCACTATTTTTCTCCATCTGTCATTCAGCTCTTCTGTGGTAGCTACATAATCAAGAGAATCGCGATTCACGGTCAAATATTCTTCTTTTTCATAATCAAAATTATATTCCAATTCGTTTTCAATGAAATTCATTCTCTCTTCGAATCGCTTACGGAAGGTATTGAAAATTTCATAGGGAGGCAGTAAATAACCCAATTTCATATGGTCGTCTAAGCGCTCACGATATTTTTGAAAACCCTCAATGTCTTCTTTTAAGAAATAGTGCTTATTGGCATCTAAGGAAGA
Protein-coding sequences here:
- a CDS encoding phage holin family protein, which translates into the protein MDLTEFIIRLLLSAGAVFLSAKLLSGVKVDSYGQAIVVAIVLGLINAVVKPILVFLTIPITIITLGLFLLVINALMIMLVDKLLKGFAVKSFWWAFFFSIILSVLNAILQSLF
- a CDS encoding carboxy terminal-processing peptidase — protein: MNKVVVSILIIFWSISGFAQTEKLQKLSPTQDQSMEARLVAGLLTQYHYEKIGIDDELSKIVFDEYLSSLDANKHYFLKEDIEGFQKYRERLDDHMKLGYLLPPYEIFNTFRKRFEERMNFIENELEYNFDYEKEEYLTVNRDSLDYVATTEELNDRWRKIVKSQALDLKLDEKADTTIQRLIKERYDRLEQTISEYESRDVFQLYMNTFAESFDPHSSYFSPITSENFKIRMSQSLEGIGATLTSDGTYTKVASVVPGGPAFESKVINTDDKILAVAQGDDGEFVDITGWRLDDVVQKIRGPKGTVVRLKVIEAGISISAGVPQEIRIVRDKIKLENQVPYAEVKEVYRDGNQYNIGVVTIPSFYLDYETMRKGEDYGSTTKDVKAILDSIRSKVDGIVIDLRSNGGGSLQEAIELSGLFIEEGPIVQIRDSDGKIEMGKDDDKTIYYDGPLTVLTNRFSASASEIFSGAIQDYKRGVVIGENTFGKGTVQNLISLNQFVPKVEDTLGQVKLTLAKYYRVNGSSTQHKGVIPDIKMPSPYTAKAFGESSYERALEWDQIESSEYEPSNQINEQIIADLNEKHEKRLKDEQYLRNLKNDVDEAVNQQSMHRVSLNLEARKAENEAAMERRNAANELRDNITSDPELINKINTDGEIKDPYLREGIVVLADLIAMGIG